The Lampris incognitus isolate fLamInc1 chromosome 7, fLamInc1.hap2, whole genome shotgun sequence genome window below encodes:
- the akap1b gene encoding A kinase (PRKA) anchor protein 1b isoform X2 translates to MPLRFRSVVPYTLPGVLALIGWWWYISRKKERITSHTPPEGVPATMGLLSPQKEISNGLVEKDTPTNGKATTSTHRQAISDEPPRVKDLGSKEHKVIAQVHIADVNASPSLEQSSKEAVPHISKVTTYSEEIQPIASTLNPSRAEELPAFKVSENYPSDPERSSTPAELTDPKNYVKEPAHVSESIAKEIVLHCQPAQITQVKHASRRVVNLANAERPEPEGEVAQEVSILCVAQPIKDHPNHNIEEMASPVITAKSKRAATSEADFRAMPVSAQGSYHHILTSTPSPAPAPASTLATQIPAHDSTNLASEDSLVFQEQQENGASVEELKLLAAGLITDVIMAATQEVLGVTSCHDTDRSQPSFSSDVPVCNGRQVFQQDLITKAHQHRHLLGGPSPMDCAFTEEEFPDKEARGMPNGFSTAPAWEHTQVGHKENEVENENRGHWAPTSHKAVKGAPLPISVKLNTEESAMLAADSACSTCYSEDGISIEDLHNSVPENKTLFQVVDMSEREPTLPQPLAETSTDLAVLDLAAGNTLNAVCETKRLHGMGLNNGSHATNEVEADQSGGTQQRVDKALALIGKKFKDLDLNNLYAAQPPALALPSLPMTSWLLLPSGVTVEVIVVNIVSAGHVFVQQHTHPTYHALRSLDQQMFLCYSQPGTPALPSPAEVGVICAAPTAEGAWWRAQIISFYKETNELEIRYVDYGGYDRVKIDSLRQIRSDFVTLPFQGAEVLLDNIAPLPGEDGFSAEATLALEEMTRGVASLAQVSNYDNNTGLPLVQLWNMVGDEVMSVNRALAERGLGMWVDSF, encoded by the exons ATGCCACTGAGGTTCCGTTCTGTTGTTCCCTACACATTGCCCGGAGTGTTGGCACTCATTGGCTGGTGGTGGTACATCTCGCGGAAGAAAGAGCGAATTACCAGCCACACACCCCCAGAGGGGGTTCCGGCTACAATGGGCCTCTTAAGCCCCCAGAAAGAGATCAGCAATGGTTTAGTTGAGAAAGACACTCCAACAAATGGTAAAGCCACCACCAGTACCCACAGACAAGCCATCAGTGATGAACCTCCAAGAGTCAAAGATCTGGGATCAAAGGAACACAAAGTCATTGCCCAGGTCCACATCGCAGATGTTAATGCTTCACCTTCACTGGAACAGAGTTCAAAAGAAGCAGTGCCACACATCAGCAAAGTCACAACATACTCGGAAGAAATACAGCCTATAGCCTCAACTCTGAATCCATCAAGAGCAGAGGAGCTTCCTGCCTTCAAAGTATCAGAGAACTACCCCAGTGACCCAGAGAGAAGTTCAACTCCTGCTGAGTTAACAGACCCTAAGAATTATGTGAAGGAGCCAGCCCATGTCTCCGAATCGATAGCTAAAGAAATAGTGCTGCACTGTCAGCCAGCCCAAATCACCCAGGTGAAACATGCCTCCCGCCGAGTGGTTAACCTTGCTAATGCCGAGAGGCCTGAGCCGGAAGGGGAGGTTGCACAGGAGGTTTCAATACTCTGTGTAGCACAGCCTATAAAGGATCACCCCAACCATAATATAGAAGAGATGGCTTCTCCAGTAATCACAGCCAAATCCAAGAGAGCAGCAACATCAGAGGCAGACTTTCGAGCAATGCCTGTGTCAGCCCAAGGCTCTTACCACCATATTCTAACCAGCACACCCTCTCCGGCACCTGCCCCAGCCTCAACCCTTGCAACCCAGATCCCAGCCCATGACTCCACCAACCTAGCATCAGAGGATTCCCTGGTGTTTCAAGAGCAGCAGGAAAATGGAGCCAGTGTTGAGGAGTTGAAACTTCTGGCTGCTGGCCTGATCACTGACGTAATCATGGCAGCCACCCAGGAGGTCCTCGGTGTTACCAGCTGCCATGATACAGACAGAAGTCAGCCTAGTTTCAGTAGCGACGTGCCAGTGTGCAATGGCAGGCAAGTCTTCCAGCAAGACTTGATCACCAAAGCCCACCAACACCGACACTTGCTGGGAGGTCCTTCCCCGATGGACTGTGCATTTACAGAGGAAGAGTTCCCTGATAAGGAAGCACGAGGGATGCCCAATGGTTTTTCTACAGCACCTGCGTGGGAGCATACTCAAGTTGGCCACAAAGAAAATGAAGTTGAAAATGAAAACAGAGGCCATTGGGCACCAACCTCACACAAAGCAGTGAAAGGCGCTCCACTGCCAATCTCAGTTAAGCTGAACACAGAGGAGAGTGCTATGCTAGCAGCGGATTCTGCTTGCAGCACATGCTACTCTGAGGATGGTATCAGCATTGAAGATCTCCATAACAGTGTGCCTGAGAACAAAACTTTGTTTCAAGTTGTAGACATGTCAGAAAGGGAGCCTACTCTGCCTCAACCGTTAGCTGAGACGTCAACCGATTTGGCtgtgttggacttggctgcagggAATACGTTAAATGCTGTGTGTGAAACCAAAAGGCTCCATGGAATGGGTCTGAACAATGGCAGCCATGCAACAAATGAAGTGGAGGCAGATCAATCTGGAG GCACTCAGCAGCGAGTCGACAAAGCCCTGGCGCTGATTGGGAAGAAGTTCAAAGATTTGGACTTGAACAACTTGTATGCAGCTCAGCCTCCAGCACTTGCATTGCCTTCACTCCCTATGACCTCCTGG TTGCTGCTCCCCAGTGGTGTGACAGTGGAAGTGATCGTGGTTAACATTGTGTCAGCGGGCCACGTCTTCGTCCAGCAGCACACGCACCCCACTTATCATGCCCTGCGCAGCCTGGATCAGCAGATGTTCCTCTGCTACTCGCAGCCTGGTACACCCGCCCTGCCCTCACCTGCCGAAG tggGAGTGATCTGTGCAGCCCCGACAGCAGAAGGAGCTTGGTGGAGAGCTCAGATTATCAGCTTCTACAAAGAGACGAATGAGCTGGAGATCAGATATGTGGACTATGGTGGATACGACAGGGTAAAGATCGACTCGCTACGGCAAATAAG gtcGGACTTTGTAACATTACCGTTCCAAGGTGCCGAGGTATTACTTGACAACATCGCCCCTCTTCCAG GAGAAGATGGGTTCTCAGCAGAGGCCACGCTGGCACTGGAGGAGATGACTAGAGGAGTTGCATCACTTGCACAG GTTTCGAACTATGACAACAACACAGGCCTTCCACTTGTCCAGTTGTGGAACATGGTAGGAGATGAG GTGATGTCAGTGAACCGTGCACTAGCAGAGAGGGGATTGGGCATGTGG
- the akap1b gene encoding A kinase (PRKA) anchor protein 1b isoform X1, whose product MPLRFRSVVPYTLPGVLALIGWWWYISRKKERITSHTPPEGVPATMGLLSPQKEISNGLVEKDTPTNGKATTSTHRQAISDEPPRVKDLGSKEHKVIAQVHIADVNASPSLEQSSKEAVPHISKVTTYSEEIQPIASTLNPSRAEELPAFKVSENYPSDPERSSTPAELTDPKNYVKEPAHVSESIAKEIVLHCQPAQITQVKHASRRVVNLANAERPEPEGEVAQEVSILCVAQPIKDHPNHNIEEMASPVITAKSKRAATSEADFRAMPVSAQGSYHHILTSTPSPAPAPASTLATQIPAHDSTNLASEDSLVFQEQQENGASVEELKLLAAGLITDVIMAATQEVLGVTSCHDTDRSQPSFSSDVPVCNGRQVFQQDLITKAHQHRHLLGGPSPMDCAFTEEEFPDKEARGMPNGFSTAPAWEHTQVGHKENEVENENRGHWAPTSHKAVKGAPLPISVKLNTEESAMLAADSACSTCYSEDGISIEDLHNSVPENKTLFQVVDMSEREPTLPQPLAETSTDLAVLDLAAGNTLNAVCETKRLHGMGLNNGSHATNEVEADQSGGSDVNSMDSVDSGCTMGAADNDSSLATASSSEVIIWEIEVPKHLVGRLIGKQGRYVSFLKQNSGAKIYISTLPYTQEFQICHIEGTQQRVDKALALIGKKFKDLDLNNLYAAQPPALALPSLPMTSWLLLPSGVTVEVIVVNIVSAGHVFVQQHTHPTYHALRSLDQQMFLCYSQPGTPALPSPAEVGVICAAPTAEGAWWRAQIISFYKETNELEIRYVDYGGYDRVKIDSLRQIRSDFVTLPFQGAEVLLDNIAPLPGEDGFSAEATLALEEMTRGVASLAQVSNYDNNTGLPLVQLWNMVGDEVMSVNRALAERGLGMWVDSF is encoded by the exons ATGCCACTGAGGTTCCGTTCTGTTGTTCCCTACACATTGCCCGGAGTGTTGGCACTCATTGGCTGGTGGTGGTACATCTCGCGGAAGAAAGAGCGAATTACCAGCCACACACCCCCAGAGGGGGTTCCGGCTACAATGGGCCTCTTAAGCCCCCAGAAAGAGATCAGCAATGGTTTAGTTGAGAAAGACACTCCAACAAATGGTAAAGCCACCACCAGTACCCACAGACAAGCCATCAGTGATGAACCTCCAAGAGTCAAAGATCTGGGATCAAAGGAACACAAAGTCATTGCCCAGGTCCACATCGCAGATGTTAATGCTTCACCTTCACTGGAACAGAGTTCAAAAGAAGCAGTGCCACACATCAGCAAAGTCACAACATACTCGGAAGAAATACAGCCTATAGCCTCAACTCTGAATCCATCAAGAGCAGAGGAGCTTCCTGCCTTCAAAGTATCAGAGAACTACCCCAGTGACCCAGAGAGAAGTTCAACTCCTGCTGAGTTAACAGACCCTAAGAATTATGTGAAGGAGCCAGCCCATGTCTCCGAATCGATAGCTAAAGAAATAGTGCTGCACTGTCAGCCAGCCCAAATCACCCAGGTGAAACATGCCTCCCGCCGAGTGGTTAACCTTGCTAATGCCGAGAGGCCTGAGCCGGAAGGGGAGGTTGCACAGGAGGTTTCAATACTCTGTGTAGCACAGCCTATAAAGGATCACCCCAACCATAATATAGAAGAGATGGCTTCTCCAGTAATCACAGCCAAATCCAAGAGAGCAGCAACATCAGAGGCAGACTTTCGAGCAATGCCTGTGTCAGCCCAAGGCTCTTACCACCATATTCTAACCAGCACACCCTCTCCGGCACCTGCCCCAGCCTCAACCCTTGCAACCCAGATCCCAGCCCATGACTCCACCAACCTAGCATCAGAGGATTCCCTGGTGTTTCAAGAGCAGCAGGAAAATGGAGCCAGTGTTGAGGAGTTGAAACTTCTGGCTGCTGGCCTGATCACTGACGTAATCATGGCAGCCACCCAGGAGGTCCTCGGTGTTACCAGCTGCCATGATACAGACAGAAGTCAGCCTAGTTTCAGTAGCGACGTGCCAGTGTGCAATGGCAGGCAAGTCTTCCAGCAAGACTTGATCACCAAAGCCCACCAACACCGACACTTGCTGGGAGGTCCTTCCCCGATGGACTGTGCATTTACAGAGGAAGAGTTCCCTGATAAGGAAGCACGAGGGATGCCCAATGGTTTTTCTACAGCACCTGCGTGGGAGCATACTCAAGTTGGCCACAAAGAAAATGAAGTTGAAAATGAAAACAGAGGCCATTGGGCACCAACCTCACACAAAGCAGTGAAAGGCGCTCCACTGCCAATCTCAGTTAAGCTGAACACAGAGGAGAGTGCTATGCTAGCAGCGGATTCTGCTTGCAGCACATGCTACTCTGAGGATGGTATCAGCATTGAAGATCTCCATAACAGTGTGCCTGAGAACAAAACTTTGTTTCAAGTTGTAGACATGTCAGAAAGGGAGCCTACTCTGCCTCAACCGTTAGCTGAGACGTCAACCGATTTGGCtgtgttggacttggctgcagggAATACGTTAAATGCTGTGTGTGAAACCAAAAGGCTCCATGGAATGGGTCTGAACAATGGCAGCCATGCAACAAATGAAGTGGAGGCAGATCAATCTGGAG GTTCTgatgtcaacagcatggattctGTGGACAGCGGCTGCACTATGGGGGCTGCTGACAATGACAGCAGCCTCGCTACCGCCTCGAGCTCGGAGGTCATAATTTGGGAAATCGAGGTGCCAAAG CATCTGGTAGGACGGTTAATTGGGAAGCAGGGAAGATATGTCAGCTTCCTAAAGCAAAACTCGGGTGCAAAAATCTACATTTCCACCCTGCCTTACACGCAGGAGTTCCAGATCTGTCACATAGAAG GCACTCAGCAGCGAGTCGACAAAGCCCTGGCGCTGATTGGGAAGAAGTTCAAAGATTTGGACTTGAACAACTTGTATGCAGCTCAGCCTCCAGCACTTGCATTGCCTTCACTCCCTATGACCTCCTGG TTGCTGCTCCCCAGTGGTGTGACAGTGGAAGTGATCGTGGTTAACATTGTGTCAGCGGGCCACGTCTTCGTCCAGCAGCACACGCACCCCACTTATCATGCCCTGCGCAGCCTGGATCAGCAGATGTTCCTCTGCTACTCGCAGCCTGGTACACCCGCCCTGCCCTCACCTGCCGAAG tggGAGTGATCTGTGCAGCCCCGACAGCAGAAGGAGCTTGGTGGAGAGCTCAGATTATCAGCTTCTACAAAGAGACGAATGAGCTGGAGATCAGATATGTGGACTATGGTGGATACGACAGGGTAAAGATCGACTCGCTACGGCAAATAAG gtcGGACTTTGTAACATTACCGTTCCAAGGTGCCGAGGTATTACTTGACAACATCGCCCCTCTTCCAG GAGAAGATGGGTTCTCAGCAGAGGCCACGCTGGCACTGGAGGAGATGACTAGAGGAGTTGCATCACTTGCACAG GTTTCGAACTATGACAACAACACAGGCCTTCCACTTGTCCAGTTGTGGAACATGGTAGGAGATGAG GTGATGTCAGTGAACCGTGCACTAGCAGAGAGGGGATTGGGCATGTGG